The DNA region GGCCCTCAATCCGAGGTGGTGCCCTCCAGCCCCAGGTCGGCGCGGGTGGGCGCGTACGCCCCCGCGTGCGCGCAGGCGGCCGCCGCGGCCCGCAGCCCCAGCCGCAGGTGCTCGGTCCACAGCGCCCCCGGGCGTTCCACCGCGCTGACCAGCAGGCCCGCGCACAGCGCGTCCCCGGCGCCCACGGTGTCCACCACGCGCACGGCCGGGGCCGGCAGGTCCACCCGCCCGGCCGAGTGGTACAGGGTCGCGCCGGCCGCCCCGCGCGTCACCACCAGGGGCGCGCGGGCGTTCATGCCGCGCACGTCCCGCAGGGCGTCCGCCTCGGAGCGGTCCGGGTGAAAGAAGCGCAGGTCCTCGTCACTCAGCTTGATCAGGTCCGCGGCCGCCATCACCTCGCGGTACACCGCCGGGTACGCCGGGTCGCGGTGCGTGCTGCGGGCGTTCGGGTCGAAACTCACGCGCACGCCGGCCCGCCGCGCCTCGCGCATCAGGGTCAGCAGCGTGCCGGCCAGTGGCGGGCGGCTCAGGCTGATGCCGCCCAGGTGCAGCCACCGCGCCGCGCCCAGCCAGCCGCCCGGCAGCCGGGCCGGGTCGAAGTGCAGGTCCGCGCTGTTCTCCCCCAGGAAGCGGTACGCGGGCGGGTCGGTGGCGTACACGACGGCCAGCAGCGTCGGCTGCGGCACCCGCTGCAGAAAGCGCAGGTCCAGGCCCGCGCCGGCTGACGCGCGCCACAGGTCCTCCCCGAAGTTGTCCTGCCCGACCGCGCCCGCGAAGGCCGAGGGCACGCCCAGCCGCGCGCAGGCCCGCGCGACATTCCAGCCGGCCCCGCCCGGATGCGCCGTCCAGGCGTTCCCGCCGGCCGTCACGAGGTCCGTCAGGGCCTCCCCGGCACTCACGATCACGGGCAGCGGAACCGGCGGGGCGTCGGGGGTCATGCGGCAGCTTACCGCCCCGGCCGGCCCCGCCTCAGGAGACCGGGTACTCGTACAGGCTCACCGGCCACGCCCGCACCACCCGCTCGCCCACGTGCCGGAACCCGAAGCGCTCGTACACGGCCCGCAGGCGCGGCCGGGCGCTGGCCGTGTCCAGCCGCAGGAACGGCCGCTTCCGCCCGGCCGTTTCCTGCACGGCCTGCCGCAGCAGCCGGCCGCTCACGCCCTGTCCCTGAACGTCCGGGTGTACGGCCAGCTTGTGCAGGTACAGCGCCTCGCCCGGCGGGGCGTCCGGCCAGAACAGCGGGTCCGCGTCCAGCAGCACGTAGGCCCCCACCGGCCGGCCCGCCGCCCACGCCACCCGCCAGTCCGGGGCGGGGTAGTGCCGCAGCAACCTCGCTGGCGTGAGGCTCTCCAGCGGCCACAAGTCCTCCCCGCGCGCGATCAGGGCGGCGGCCGTGGCCGTCAGCACCTCGGACGCGGCCGTCACGTCCCCCCGCGTCAGGGTCACCGTCTCTGGAGTCACCGCCGCACCTCAGTTCGAGGGGGTCGGCGCGGGCTCGATGCCGGTGGCGTACACGTCCCCGCCGCGCACCTCCAGCTGCACGCGCGGCAGCGGCAGGGTCGCCTTCCCGAACACCGCCTCCCCGCCCTTGAGGGGATCGAAGATGCTGTAGTGACAGCGGCAGCCCAGCTGCGGGTGCCGGTCCGCGGGCGGCGGCCGGTAGTTGAACGCGAACGCCATGACCTCCTGGTCCCGGATCAGGTTCACCGGGCAGGACAGGTGCGTGCATATGCGCGAGAACGCCGCCAGCGGCACCTCGCCGCCCGCCGCCGGGACCACCAGGCCGCCCGGGGTGGCGCGCGGCACCCGCAGCAGCGTGCAGGGCCGGCCGTCGTACGTGAACTCCACCTCCGCCCAGTCCTCCTGCAGGTCGGCCAGGGCGGCGACGCGCTGCGCGGCCACCGCCTGGAACGCCGTGCGGCCCGGGCGGCGCTTGTTGAAGGTCACGTTCGACGCG from Deinococcus ficus includes:
- a CDS encoding carbohydrate kinase family protein; the protein is MTPDAPPVPLPVIVSAGEALTDLVTAGGNAWTAHPGGAGWNVARACARLGVPSAFAGAVGQDNFGEDLWRASAGAGLDLRFLQRVPQPTLLAVVYATDPPAYRFLGENSADLHFDPARLPGGWLGAARWLHLGGISLSRPPLAGTLLTLMREARRAGVRVSFDPNARSTHRDPAYPAVYREVMAAADLIKLSDEDLRFFHPDRSEADALRDVRGMNARAPLVVTRGAAGATLYHSAGRVDLPAPAVRVVDTVGAGDALCAGLLVSAVERPGALWTEHLRLGLRAAAAACAHAGAYAPTRADLGLEGTTSD
- a CDS encoding GNAT family N-acetyltransferase produces the protein MTPETVTLTRGDVTAASEVLTATAAALIARGEDLWPLESLTPARLLRHYPAPDWRVAWAAGRPVGAYVLLDADPLFWPDAPPGEALYLHKLAVHPDVQGQGVSGRLLRQAVQETAGRKRPFLRLDTASARPRLRAVYERFGFRHVGERVVRAWPVSLYEYPVS
- a CDS encoding Rieske 2Fe-2S domain-containing protein, which encodes MNGEPAPDPRGDRPAGARRVRVTRRSLLEHWWVVPVAGTVGAFGYMGWYASNVTFNKRRPGRTAFQAVAAQRVAALADLQEDWAEVEFTYDGRPCTLLRVPRATPGGLVVPAAGGEVPLAAFSRICTHLSCPVNLIRDQEVMAFAFNYRPPPADRHPQLGCRCHYSIFDPLKGGEAVFGKATLPLPRVQLEVRGGDVYATGIEPAPTPSN